The Candidatus Poribacteria bacterium genome includes a region encoding these proteins:
- the rpsJ gene encoding 30S ribosomal protein S10 — MDNQKIRIRLKAFDYRLLDLSSKQIADTAKRTGAAVSGPIPLPTKKHIYTVQRSTFKDKKSREQFEMRIHKRLLDILETTPKTVDALMRLDLPAGVDVKITLL; from the coding sequence ATGGACAATCAGAAAATTCGCATCCGGCTCAAGGCATTTGACTATCGGTTGTTAGACCTGTCGTCAAAGCAGATAGCAGATACTGCGAAACGCACAGGGGCAGCTGTCTCCGGTCCTATTCCGTTACCGACGAAAAAGCATATCTATACCGTTCAACGTTCTACGTTTAAAGACAAGAAATCACGTGAACAATTTGAGATGCGGATTCATAAACGTCTGCTGGATATCTTAGAGACGACCCCGAAAACTGTTGATGCCTTGATGCGTTTGGACCTGCCCGCGGGTGTCGATGTCAAAATCACGCTTCTCTAG
- the tuf gene encoding elongation factor Tu, producing MAKATFERTKPHVNVGTIGHVDHGKTTLTAAITMVLSKLADTDYVMEYDEIDKAPEEKERGITINTAHVEYETENRHYAHVDCPGHADYIKNMITGAAQMDGAILVVSAADGPMPQTREHVLLARQVNVPSLVVFLNKADMVDDEELLELVELEVRELLSDYDFPGDDIPIITGSALEAMESDGDPEHDACQPILELMAAVDEYIPEPIRDTDRPFLMPIEDIFTISGRGTVVTGRVERGTVEIGNTVEIVGLRETQDTVVTGVEMFNKSLNEGQAGDNLGALLRGVERDEVERGQVLAIPGTVTPHTEFEAEAYILTKEEGGRWNPFFSGYRPQFYFRTTDVTGEMNLPEGIEMIMPGDNAQITVKLSKPIAMEEQLRFAIREGGQTVGAGVVSKILE from the coding sequence ATGGCTAAGGCAACATTTGAAAGGACTAAGCCACACGTTAATGTTGGAACAATCGGTCACGTTGACCACGGTAAGACAACGCTGACAGCAGCAATTACGATGGTGCTCTCAAAGCTTGCCGACACAGATTACGTCATGGAGTATGACGAAATCGACAAGGCACCTGAAGAGAAAGAACGTGGTATTACCATTAACACAGCACACGTTGAGTATGAGACCGAGAACCGTCACTACGCACACGTAGATTGCCCCGGACACGCCGACTATATCAAGAATATGATTACCGGTGCGGCACAGATGGACGGTGCAATTCTCGTCGTATCTGCGGCTGACGGTCCTATGCCTCAGACGCGTGAGCACGTGCTACTCGCACGGCAGGTGAATGTGCCATCTCTCGTCGTCTTCCTGAATAAGGCAGACATGGTTGATGACGAAGAATTGCTTGAACTCGTCGAATTGGAAGTTCGCGAATTGCTCAGCGATTATGACTTCCCCGGCGACGACATTCCCATCATTACGGGTTCCGCGCTTGAAGCGATGGAATCTGATGGCGACCCCGAACATGACGCATGTCAACCCATTCTTGAACTCATGGCAGCGGTTGATGAATACATCCCAGAACCCATTCGTGATACCGATAGACCGTTCCTGATGCCGATTGAAGATATCTTCACCATCAGCGGACGTGGAACCGTTGTTACCGGTAGGGTCGAACGTGGGACTGTTGAAATCGGGAACACCGTTGAAATCGTCGGGTTACGTGAAACACAAGACACCGTTGTTACAGGTGTTGAGATGTTTAACAAAAGCCTCAACGAAGGCCAAGCTGGCGACAACCTCGGTGCGCTCCTGCGGGGTGTTGAGCGTGATGAAGTCGAACGCGGACAAGTTTTGGCAATCCCGGGAACGGTTACGCCACATACCGAATTTGAAGCCGAAGCCTATATCCTCACAAAAGAGGAAGGTGGACGCTGGAATCCATTCTTTAGCGGATACAGACCACAGTTCTATTTCCGCACAACCGATGTCACAGGAGAAATGAATCTCCCAGAAGGCATCGAAATGATCATGCCGGGCGACAACGCACAGATTACCGTAAAACTTTCTAAACCGATCGCAATGGAAGAACAACTTCGATTCGCAATCCGTGAAGGTGGACAGACTGTCGGTGCTGGTGTTGTCTCCAAAATCCTTGAATAA
- the fusA gene encoding elongation factor G, protein MKVAQFEGKWISIEWQKRTELSHTIDGKKCVTAYNRALTHKRSRPTVADKKNHNPQRLELPHMRNIGIMAHIDAGKTTVSERILYYTGKVYRIGDVDDGTTTMDWMVQEQERGITITAAATTCQWKKHQINIIDTPGHIDFTVEVERSLRVLDGAVAVFCAVGGVEPQSETVWRQADKYDIPRIAFVNKMDRTGADFFRTVEMMEERLGATAIPVQLPIGSAEQFTGIVDLISMKGQVWNVGTDAGSDGTVIQETDIPKEMEEMAIEYRDRMLEAIADYDEELMFKYVEGIEASPEEIKAGIRNAVVVGKVVPVLCGTALKNKGVQPLLDAIVSYLPAPTDVPPVVGFHPKTEEAETRPPNNNEPFCALAFKLMTDPHVGKLTYLRVYSGVLKKGDTVYNSKTGKHERIGRLMQMHANKREEHQAVYAGDIVAAIGLKDLSTGDTLCDPKAHITLETMVFPLPVMSIAIEPRTQSDIDKLNLALSKLAEEDPTFKVHQDSETGQTLLSGMGELHLEIIVDRLVREFNVSANVGNPQVAYRETIRKAVKSVGRFVRQSGGRGQFGHVVIEVEPLEKGTGFEFIDETKGGVIPQEYIPAVRKGIENAMNTGVLAGYPVVDVLVRLVDGSHHAVDSSEMAFSVAGSMAFKDAMKKGTPTLLEPIMDVEVIVPDEYLGKVIGDLNSRRSQIRETETQAKSRIQVIRVDVPLSEMFGYVKTLRSLTQGRANYSMEFAHYNEVPTSVMEDLISSANR, encoded by the coding sequence ATGAAGGTGGCGCAATTCGAAGGAAAATGGATCAGCATCGAATGGCAGAAGCGAACCGAGCTTTCGCACACTATCGATGGTAAAAAATGCGTCACAGCTTATAACCGAGCGTTAACACACAAAAGGAGTCGTCCAACCGTGGCGGACAAAAAAAATCACAACCCTCAACGCTTAGAACTACCCCACATGCGGAATATCGGCATCATGGCACACATTGATGCCGGGAAGACCACTGTCAGCGAGCGCATCCTGTATTATACCGGTAAAGTTTATCGGATTGGGGACGTGGACGACGGTACTACTACCATGGATTGGATGGTGCAGGAACAGGAACGCGGCATTACGATTACTGCCGCCGCAACAACCTGTCAGTGGAAAAAACACCAAATCAACATCATTGATACACCGGGGCATATTGACTTTACCGTCGAAGTTGAACGCTCACTTCGCGTCCTCGATGGTGCAGTCGCAGTTTTTTGCGCAGTCGGCGGGGTTGAACCTCAATCTGAAACTGTTTGGAGACAAGCAGATAAATACGATATACCCCGAATCGCATTCGTCAACAAAATGGATCGAACCGGGGCCGATTTCTTCCGCACCGTTGAAATGATGGAAGAACGCCTCGGCGCTACAGCGATCCCAGTACAACTTCCAATCGGTTCAGCTGAACAATTCACAGGTATCGTAGACCTCATCTCCATGAAGGGTCAGGTCTGGAACGTAGGAACAGACGCCGGTAGCGATGGCACTGTCATCCAAGAGACAGACATCCCCAAGGAAATGGAGGAGATGGCAATCGAATATCGCGATCGGATGTTGGAGGCTATCGCCGATTATGACGAAGAACTCATGTTTAAATACGTTGAAGGTATCGAAGCTTCACCCGAAGAGATTAAAGCAGGCATCCGAAACGCTGTAGTTGTAGGAAAAGTTGTCCCCGTTCTGTGCGGAACTGCCCTGAAAAATAAAGGCGTACAACCCCTCTTAGATGCAATTGTTTCCTATCTACCGGCACCCACTGACGTGCCGCCTGTGGTAGGGTTTCATCCAAAGACTGAAGAAGCGGAAACGCGTCCCCCAAATAATAATGAACCTTTCTGTGCATTGGCGTTTAAACTCATGACAGATCCGCATGTTGGCAAACTTACTTACCTACGTGTATATTCGGGTGTCCTCAAGAAAGGTGATACCGTTTACAACAGTAAAACCGGGAAACACGAACGGATTGGGCGGTTAATGCAGATGCACGCCAATAAACGGGAAGAGCATCAAGCTGTTTATGCGGGCGATATTGTTGCCGCAATTGGGTTAAAAGACCTCTCAACGGGGGATACGCTCTGTGATCCGAAGGCACATATCACATTAGAAACGATGGTGTTCCCCCTGCCGGTGATGTCCATCGCCATTGAGCCTCGAACACAATCTGATATTGATAAACTGAATCTCGCTCTCTCGAAACTCGCTGAAGAAGACCCGACCTTTAAAGTCCACCAGGACAGCGAAACAGGACAGACATTATTGTCCGGTATGGGTGAACTTCATCTCGAAATCATCGTTGATAGGCTCGTGCGCGAGTTTAACGTCTCGGCGAATGTCGGTAACCCACAAGTCGCCTATCGGGAAACGATCCGCAAAGCGGTTAAATCTGTGGGGCGTTTCGTCCGTCAATCTGGGGGTAGAGGTCAATTTGGGCACGTTGTGATCGAGGTTGAACCTCTTGAGAAAGGAACCGGCTTTGAATTCATTGACGAAACCAAAGGTGGCGTCATTCCACAAGAATACATTCCAGCAGTGCGGAAAGGTATTGAGAACGCGATGAATACGGGCGTTTTGGCTGGCTATCCAGTCGTTGATGTCTTAGTAAGACTCGTAGACGGTTCGCACCACGCCGTGGATTCATCAGAAATGGCGTTCTCTGTGGCGGGTTCGATGGCGTTTAAAGACGCAATGAAGAAAGGCACCCCGACTCTCCTTGAACCGATTATGGACGTTGAGGTTATTGTCCCCGACGAATACCTCGGCAAAGTAATAGGTGACCTGAATTCGCGGCGCTCGCAGATACGTGAAACTGAAACGCAAGCGAAATCTCGTATTCAAGTTATTCGTGTTGATGTTCCCCTTTCAGAAATGTTTGGGTACGTCAAAACCCTTAGGTCACTCACACAGGGTAGAGCCAACTACTCTATGGAGTTTGCACATTATAACGAAGTCCCAACAAGCGTGATGGAAGACTTAATTTCATCAGCGAATCGTTAG
- the rpsG gene encoding 30S ribosomal protein S7, whose translation MPRRGNISKRDVNPDAKYNSKLVSKFINSLMLDGKKSTAQLILYESFEIIESRANEDGFAVFRQAINNVKPVLEIRPRRVGSQTYQVPVDVKAERKQRLAFSWIIQSARARGERRMAERLAGEILEASQNEGGAIRRKMDQHRMAEANRAFAHYRW comes from the coding sequence ATGCCGAGACGTGGAAACATCAGCAAGCGGGATGTCAATCCTGACGCGAAATATAATAGCAAGTTGGTGTCAAAATTCATTAATAGCCTCATGTTGGATGGAAAGAAAAGCACGGCGCAATTGATCCTATATGAGAGTTTTGAGATTATTGAATCCCGGGCGAACGAAGATGGATTCGCCGTGTTCCGTCAAGCAATCAACAACGTCAAACCGGTGTTGGAAATTAGACCAAGGCGTGTAGGCAGCCAGACGTATCAAGTCCCTGTTGATGTAAAAGCAGAACGGAAACAGCGGTTAGCTTTTAGTTGGATTATCCAATCCGCTCGCGCCCGTGGTGAAAGACGGATGGCAGAACGCCTCGCAGGCGAAATACTTGAAGCCTCGCAAAATGAAGGTGGCGCAATTCGAAGGAAAATGGATCAGCATCGAATGGCAGAAGCGAACCGAGCTTTCGCACACTATCGATGGTAA
- a CDS encoding 30S ribosomal protein S12 — protein sequence MPTINQLIKKPRKKSRKKTKSPVLEQCPQRRGICLQVKTVTPNKPNSALRKVARVRFTSGYEATCYIPGIDHNLQEHSVVLVRGGRVKDLSNVRYHIVRGKLDTAGVDNRRQGRSKYGARKPG from the coding sequence ATGCCAACAATTAATCAGCTCATCAAAAAACCGCGCAAAAAGTCCCGGAAAAAGACGAAATCTCCGGTACTGGAGCAGTGCCCCCAGCGGCGCGGTATCTGTTTACAGGTGAAAACCGTAACGCCGAACAAACCGAACTCAGCCTTGCGTAAAGTCGCTCGGGTGAGGTTCACCTCCGGCTACGAAGCGACCTGTTACATTCCGGGGATCGATCACAATTTGCAAGAGCACTCAGTCGTTTTAGTTCGAGGCGGGAGAGTGAAAGACCTCTCTAATGTGCGTTACCATATCGTTCGTGGCAAGTTGGATACAGCAGGTGTCGATAACCGTCGCCAAGGCCGTTCAAAGTACGGCGCACGGAAACCGGGTTAA